In Candidatus Methylomirabilota bacterium, the sequence TCGCGCGCGTACTCGCCGAGGACGCGGGGAAACGTCCCGTACATGCGCGGGTGCGGCTTGCCGTGCTTCGGCCCCACCCCCTCGGACAGCCCGATCGAGTCCGAGCCGATCATGATGGCCGGATGCGCCAGCACCTTGGCGACGTTCGCGAGGTTCTGCGAGAACGAGACCATCCCGACCGTCGCGCGCTCCTCGAGCAGGAGGTCCAGCATCGCCTCGGCGGGCGTCTTGCCCGCCTGCCGCGCGAAGGCCGCCAGCGTGAGGCCCTCCACCTCGTGCCGGCGGCACGTCGCGATCAGAATCTCGTCGAACCCAACCCCGCCCTGCGAGAGGGTGCGCCAGCGCTCGCCGTCCACCAGGCACTCCTCGACGATGCGCCGGCGCGTCGCCTTGTCGGCGATCCGCTCGAGGAGCTTCGGCAGGCCGCCGTCGTGGACCCAGGCGGGCAGGAGGTTGTCCATCTTGGTGCTGCCCGCGTGATAGGGATAGACGTCGCCGGCGACGTCGACGCCGCGTGCTCGTGCGTCGTCGATCAACCGCAGCACGCGGTCCATCTTGCCCCAGTTCTCACGCCCGCCCACCTTCACGTGGGCGATCTGCACGCCGACTCCGCTCTCCTCGCCGATGCGGATCGCCTCGCGGATCGAGTCCTCGACCGTCGCGCTCTCGCCGCGGACGTGCGAGAAGTAGAGGCCACCGCGTTTGGCCATGGAGCGGGCCAGCGCGATCAGCTCCTCGGTGGTCGCGTAGGCGCTCGGCGGGTAGACGAGCCCGGTCGAGTAGCCCCACGCGCCGGCGTCCATCGCCTCGTCGAGCAGCCGCTGCATGCTCCGCACGGCGTCGGGCGAGGCCGGGCGGTTGGCCGGGCCGACGGCGGCGAGCCGCAGCGCGCCGTGCCCGACGAAGTGAATGACATTGATCGACGGCCGGACGGAGCGGAGCGCGTCGAGGTACTGGCCGAAGGTCTCCCAGCGGAGATCGACGCTCGCGCCGATGCCGCCCGCCCAGTCGCGGACGGCGTGCTCGCCTCCCGGCGCGATCGGCGCCTGGGAGAAGGAGCACATGCCGACGACCTCGGTCGTGCAGCCCTGCCGGAGCTTCGACTCCGCCGCGGGGCAGCCGAGGTAGAAGAGGTCCGAGTGGGAGTGCGCGTCGATGAAGCCCGGCGCGACGACGAGGCCGCTGGCGTCGATCACGCGCGCGGCCTGGCCCTCGAGCCGGGGCGCCACGGCGGCGATCCTGTCACCCTCGAGCGCCACGTCCGCGGCGCGCGCGGGCGCGCCGGTGCCGTCCACGAGCGCGCCGTTTCGCACGAGCAACGACCAGGCCACCGCCTACTCCTCGACGATCGTTACCGACGTCATCCGGTCGCCCTGCCGGATCCGGTCGACGTGCTCCATGCCGGAGGTGACGCGGCCGAAGACCGTGTACTGGCCGTCGAGGTGCGGCGTGGAGCCGTAACAGATGTAGAACTGGCTGCCCGCCGAGTCCGGGTGCTGGCTGCGCGCCATCGCCAGGGCCCCGCGGACGTGCTTCTGCGTGTTGAACTCGGCCTTGATCGTGTAGCCCGGGCCGCCGGTCCCGTTGCCCTTGGGGCAGCCACCCTGCACGACGAAGTCGGGGACGACCCGGTGGAAGGTGAGGCCGCTGTAGAAGCCCTTCTTCGCCAGCGTGACGAAGTTCTCGACCGTCTTCGGCGCGTCCGCGGCGAAGAACTCCAGCCGGATCTCGCCGCCCTTGTCCAGCACGATGACCGCCGTCTGCTTCACGTGCGACTCCTCATGGGCCCACGATCCGGACGGTCCGGATCCGGTCGCCGACCTGAAGCCGGTCCGCGAGCTCCATCCCCTTCACGACGCGGCCGAAGACCGTGTACTGGCCGTCGAGGCCGCGCGCGGGCTTCAGCGTGATGTAGAACTGGCTGCCCGCGGAGTCCGGGTCGTCGCCGCGCGCCATGCCGAGCGCGCCGCGCTCGTGCGGCCGCCTGTTGAACTCGGCCTTGATCGTGTAGCCCGGGCCGCCCGTGCCCACCCGCGCGTTGCCGGGCGGCAGGGTCTTCGACTGCGGGTCGCCCGCCTGCACCACCCAGTCCTCGACGCGGTGGAAGCGCTGGCCGTCGTAGAAGCCCTGCCGCGCGAGCTTCGTGAAGTTCTCGACGTGCCGGGGCGCGTCCGCGGGGAACAGCTCGAGCGTGATCTGCCCGCCCTTCTCGAGCGTGATGACCGCCTGCGGCGCGGGCGCGGCCTTCCCCGGCGCCGTCTGGGCGAGCCCCGGCGCCGCCACCGCGGCCATCACGAGGAGGGCGGGGGCCAGCGAGCGTCCGATCACCGTGCGCAGCCTCCGGGACGTGAGCGTACGCGTCATTATACTCAACACGCTCAGCACGTCACGCCCCACACGCAGCGCGAGAAGGTGGGAAACAGGACCGTCAGGACGAGGGCCGCCAGGACGACGACGAGCGCCGTCACCCAGAAGCCGGTCGACCGGAGGAACTGGAGCCGGCCGTCCTCGCGGATGGGCGGCGCCGGGGGCACGCCCGCGTCGTGCGTGGCGCGGTGGAGCGCGGTCAGGGCGCGGCGGATGCGGAGCGTCTCGTCGTCGCCGATCCCGATGAAGTAGAGGCCGACCCTGTCCGTCCCGACCGACTTGACCAGCGCCGCCGCGACCACCACCGGCGGCGCGCCGGGCTCGAGCTCGATCTCGAGCCGCACGTTCGCCCCCGCGCGGAGGGGCGTGCGCGTCCGCGCCGTGCAGCCCTGGACCGAGAGGTCGAGCATCTCGCCCTCGATCCTCGTGCCGCCGCTCACGGCGACGAGCGGCGCGCGCAGCGGGACGCGCTCGTACTCGCGGCGGTCCTCCGCCTGCTTCGCGTAGCGCTTGCCCCACTGGAGCGCGCGGAACCGGCGCGCGCAGAGCTGGCAGCGGTAGGGATAGACGTAGAACGCGCTGAGCGCGTGCTCGAGGACGCCCTCGCGATGGCAGCGCCGCGCGCGCGCCTGACCGCACTTCGGGCAGCGGAGCGCGCCCATGCCCAGAGGGTACTATGGCGGGTGCCGTCCGCCCTAGATTCGCGTGACACCTGTCGCCTCGGATTCCGCGTGATACGATGGACAGATGCAGCAGCGCGAGAGCATCCGCAACATCGCGATCATCGCCCACGTCGACCACGGCAAGACCACCCTCGTGGACGCCATGCTCTGGCAGTCCGGCCTCTTCCGCGAGAACGAGTCGGTCCCCGAGCGGATCATGGACTCGATCGACCTCGAGCGGGAGAAGGGCATCACGATCATGGCCAAGAACACGGCCGTCGTGTACCGGGACGTCCGCGTCAACATCGTGGACACGCCGGGGCACGCGGACTTCGGTTCGGAGGTCGAGCGGACGCTGACGCTGGTGGACGGGGTGCTGCTCCTCGTGGACGCGGCCGAGGGGCCGCTGCCGCAGACGCGGTTCGTGCTGAAGAAGGCGCTCGAGGCGGGCCTGCCGCCGATCGTCGTCGTCAACAAGATCGACCGCGCCGACGCGCGCCCGGCGGAGGTCCTCGACGAGATCTACGACCTCTTCATCGACCTCGACGCGACCGAGGACCAGCTCGAGTTCCCCGTCCTCTACACCGACGCCCGGCTGGGCACGGCCACGCGCCGCCTCGCGGAGCCCGGCCAGTCGCTCGAGCCGCTCTTCGAGACGATCCTCGCCACGGTCCCGGCGCCGCGGTTCGATCCCGCGGCGGGGCTCCAGTTCCGGGTCGCGATGCTCGACTGGGACGACTACGTGGGCCGGCTGCTCATCGGGCGGATCGTCAACGGTCGGATCCGCCAGGCCGACCGCGTGGCGGTCGTCCATCGCGACGGCTCGACCGAGTTCGCGAAGGTCACCGTCCTCTACGGCTACGAGGGCCTGAAGCGGATCGAGATCGCGGAGGCGGGCCCGGGCGACATCGTCGCGATCGCCGGCATCGAGGTCATCGAGATCGGCGAGACGGTGGCGGACGCGGAGAGCCCGCAGGCCCTCCCGCTCATCCGGATCGACGAGCCGACCGTGTCGATGCTCTTCTCGGCCAACGTCTCGCCGTTCGCCGGCCGGGAGGGCCGGTTCGTCACCTCGCCCCAGCTCCGCGACCGGCTGATGAAGGAGAAGCGCGTCAACGTCGGCATCCGCGTCGAGGAGACGGACTCGCCCGACACCTTCCGCGTCTCGGGCCGCGGCGAGCTGCAGCTCGCGATCCTCATCGAGATGATGCGGCGCGAGGGCTACGAGGTCGAGGTCGGCAAGCCGACCATCATCACGCGCGCGGAGGGCGGCCGGACGCTCGAGCCGATGGAGTATCTCGTCATCGACGTCCCCGAGGAGTACATCGGCGCCATCACCCAGAAGATCGGCCCGCGGCGGGGCGCGATGGCGAAGATGGTCAACCACGGGACGGGACGCGTGCGGCTCGAGTACCGCATCCCCGCGCGCGGCCTCATCGGCTACCGCACCGAGTTCCTCACCGACACCCGCGGCACCGGCCTCCTCAACCACCTCTTCGACGGCTGGGACGAATGGCAGGGCGAGATCGAGCACCGGCAGAACGGCGCGCTCGTCGCCGACCGGGCGGGCCGCACCACCGCGTACGCGATCGACAACCTCCAGGCCCGCGGCGTGATGTTCGTCGCCCCCGGCCTCGAGGTCTACGAGGGGATGATCGTCGGCGAGAACGCGCGCGACAACGACCTCGACGTCAACATCACGAAGGAGAAGAAGCTCACCAACATGCGCGCGTCCACCGCGGACGACGCCACCAAGCTCACCCCGCCCCGCGTCATGAACCTCGAGCAGTGCCTCGAGTGGATCCGCGAGGACGAGCTGCTCGAGGTGACGCCGAAGTCGCTCCGCCTGCGGAAGCGCGCGCTCGCCGGCCGCCGCCGCTTCTAATCACCGTCAGGGGGAGCGGCGCCGCTCCCCCCGACACCCCCCACCGATGACCCGCGGCGGGCTTGCCCGGAAATCCGTTGCGCCGGCGGAGCCGGCGCTCGAAGGAACGCCTCAGACCCTCAGAGCTGCAGCACCACGATCCCGGCGATCGTGACGCCGGCGCCCAGCAGCGCGCCGCGGGACAGCCGCTCGCCGAAGAAGACGAACCCGAGCGGGATCGCGAACATCGGTGCCGTCGACGACAGCACCGCCGCCACCCCGACGCCAGCGTACTTGACCCCGGCCACGAACAGCACCGAGCTCACCGCGGTGAGGACGCTCAGCACGGCGAGCCGCGCGAGCACCGGCCGCCCGCGCCGGCCGAGCCCGTCGAGGGCGCCGCGCGCCCACGGCGTCGCCCAGAGGGTCGCCGCCGCCAGCGGCAGCCGGATCGCCTGCGCAATCACCGGCTCCACCTCGCGGAGCGGTGGCTTGAGGACGACGATGGAAACCGCCCACGCGAGCGACGCGAGCGTCGCCGTTCCCACCCCGAACCAGAACCGCTCGTCCGGCGCGCGCTCCGCCCAGGGCGCGACGATCAGCGTGAGCCCGCCGAGGGTCAGGAGCGTGCCGGCGGCGAGCGTGGGCGTGAGCGGCTCGTCGAGGAAGGCCGCGGCGAGCAGGGCGGCGCCCACCGGGTAGGTCATCGAGATCGTCATGGCGCGGCCCACGCCGAGGACGCGCGTGCTCTCGAAGAACACCGTGTCGCCGACCGTGATCGCCGCGACGATCGACAGGGCCAGGAGGCCGAACGCGCCGGCGGACATGGCGGTGAGCGCGCCGATCCCGCCCGTCGCGAGGACCCAGGCGAGGAGGATCGCGCCCCCGACGCTCGAGCGGAGCGCGTTGATGCCGAACGACCCGAGCTCGCCGATCAGCGAGCGCACGAGGAGGCTGGTCACCGCCCAGCTCAGCGCGGAGGCCAGGGCGGCGAGCGCGCCCAGCGTCGTCTCGGCGATCACCCGGAGATCGTAGACCCGCGGGGCATCGCTAGCCCTCCAGGATGAACGTCACCTCGATCGTCGCCCGGTACTCCGTGATCTTCCCCTTCTCGACGTGCGCCTTCTGCTCCAGGAGGTGGATGCCCGTGACGTTCCGGAGCGTCTTGTTCGCCCGCTTCATGGCCTCGTCCGCGGCCTCCTGCCAGCCTCGCGGAGACGACCCGATGATCTTGGTGACCCGTGCGACCGCCATGGTATGGCCTCCTTGGGAGCGACTGAGGGTCAGGCTCGCCGGATCCGCTCCAGGTCCTCCAGCGCCGCCTGGACGCGCGGCCAGGCGAGGAACGAGTCCTTCAGCGCGCGCTCGGGCGCGCGCGCGGCCGTCGCGTCGATCGTCTCGGCGGCGAGGCGCGCCGTGGCGACGGCGGCCTCGACCTTCTTCTGCTCCACCTGCGCGCGCGCCAGGAGGTGCGCGGCCTGCCACGTGAGCGTCGGGTACTGGATCCGGCGCGCGATGGCGAGCGCTTCGCCGAGATCGTGCTCCGCCTGCGCCCACCGCCGCGCGCGCAGCGCGATCTCACCTCTGACCGCCAAGGACTTCCCGACGTACTTCATCGAGCCGGTCGCGTGCGCCTGCACCAGCGCCCGCTCGATCTGCCCGAGCGCCCCCTCCGGCTGCCCATCGGCGAGCAGCGTCTCCGCGAGGTAGACGGCGGTGTGGATCGACCAGCGCCAGCGGTGGGCGCCGAATCCGAATTTCTCCACGCGCGTCATGCAGTCCTCGAGATGGCCCAGCGCCTTC encodes:
- a CDS encoding D-aminoacylase — encoded protein: MAWSLLVRNGALVDGTGAPARAADVALEGDRIAAVAPRLEGQAARVIDASGLVVAPGFIDAHSHSDLFYLGCPAAESKLRQGCTTEVVGMCSFSQAPIAPGGEHAVRDWAGGIGASVDLRWETFGQYLDALRSVRPSINVIHFVGHGALRLAAVGPANRPASPDAVRSMQRLLDEAMDAGAWGYSTGLVYPPSAYATTEELIALARSMAKRGGLYFSHVRGESATVEDSIREAIRIGEESGVGVQIAHVKVGGRENWGKMDRVLRLIDDARARGVDVAGDVYPYHAGSTKMDNLLPAWVHDGGLPKLLERIADKATRRRIVEECLVDGERWRTLSQGGVGFDEILIATCRRHEVEGLTLAAFARQAGKTPAEAMLDLLLEERATVGMVSFSQNLANVAKVLAHPAIMIGSDSIGLSEGVGPKHGKPHPRMYGTFPRVLGEYAREQKLFSLETAVHKMTGMPAARLGLRDRGVVRAGAAADLAVFDPATVKDEATFADPHRYPGGIPYVVVNGALVVDRGSFHAAGAGRVLTRS
- a CDS encoding peptidylprolyl isomerase encodes the protein MKQTAVIVLDKGGEIRLEFFAADAPKTVENFVTLAKKGFYSGLTFHRVVPDFVVQGGCPKGNGTGGPGYTIKAEFNTQKHVRGALAMARSQHPDSAGSQFYICYGSTPHLDGQYTVFGRVTSGMEHVDRIRQGDRMTSVTIVEE
- a CDS encoding peptidylprolyl isomerase; translated protein: MIGRSLAPALLVMAAVAAPGLAQTAPGKAAPAPQAVITLEKGGQITLELFPADAPRHVENFTKLARQGFYDGQRFHRVEDWVVQAGDPQSKTLPPGNARVGTGGPGYTIKAEFNRRPHERGALGMARGDDPDSAGSQFYITLKPARGLDGQYTVFGRVVKGMELADRLQVGDRIRTVRIVGP
- a CDS encoding PilZ domain-containing protein, giving the protein MGALRCPKCGQARARRCHREGVLEHALSAFYVYPYRCQLCARRFRALQWGKRYAKQAEDRREYERVPLRAPLVAVSGGTRIEGEMLDLSVQGCTARTRTPLRAGANVRLEIELEPGAPPVVVAAALVKSVGTDRVGLYFIGIGDDETLRIRRALTALHRATHDAGVPPAPPIREDGRLQFLRSTGFWVTALVVVLAALVLTVLFPTFSRCVWGVTC
- the typA gene encoding translational GTPase TypA: MQQRESIRNIAIIAHVDHGKTTLVDAMLWQSGLFRENESVPERIMDSIDLEREKGITIMAKNTAVVYRDVRVNIVDTPGHADFGSEVERTLTLVDGVLLLVDAAEGPLPQTRFVLKKALEAGLPPIVVVNKIDRADARPAEVLDEIYDLFIDLDATEDQLEFPVLYTDARLGTATRRLAEPGQSLEPLFETILATVPAPRFDPAAGLQFRVAMLDWDDYVGRLLIGRIVNGRIRQADRVAVVHRDGSTEFAKVTVLYGYEGLKRIEIAEAGPGDIVAIAGIEVIEIGETVADAESPQALPLIRIDEPTVSMLFSANVSPFAGREGRFVTSPQLRDRLMKEKRVNVGIRVEETDSPDTFRVSGRGELQLAILIEMMRREGYEVEVGKPTIITRAEGGRTLEPMEYLVIDVPEEYIGAITQKIGPRRGAMAKMVNHGTGRVRLEYRIPARGLIGYRTEFLTDTRGTGLLNHLFDGWDEWQGEIEHRQNGALVADRAGRTTAYAIDNLQARGVMFVAPGLEVYEGMIVGENARDNDLDVNITKEKKLTNMRASTADDATKLTPPRVMNLEQCLEWIREDELLEVTPKSLRLRKRALAGRRRF
- a CDS encoding DMT family transporter, which codes for MIAETTLGALAALASALSWAVTSLLVRSLIGELGSFGINALRSSVGGAILLAWVLATGGIGALTAMSAGAFGLLALSIVAAITVGDTVFFESTRVLGVGRAMTISMTYPVGAALLAAAFLDEPLTPTLAAGTLLTLGGLTLIVAPWAERAPDERFWFGVGTATLASLAWAVSIVVLKPPLREVEPVIAQAIRLPLAAATLWATPWARGALDGLGRRGRPVLARLAVLSVLTAVSSVLFVAGVKYAGVGVAAVLSSTAPMFAIPLGFVFFGERLSRGALLGAGVTIAGIVVLQL
- a CDS encoding dodecin family protein; the protein is MAVARVTKIIGSSPRGWQEAADEAMKRANKTLRNVTGIHLLEQKAHVEKGKITEYRATIEVTFILEG